Proteins from one Heterodontus francisci isolate sHetFra1 unplaced genomic scaffold, sHetFra1.hap1 HAP1_SCAFFOLD_91, whole genome shotgun sequence genomic window:
- the LOC137361686 gene encoding histone H2A-like — translation MDPKMFLQNMTWRQPPERSTLNRSAILTAYAVQLMLKKLFILCESICEIVEISGRGNTCGKARSKAKSRSSRAGLQFLVGRVHRLLRKGNYAERVGAGAPVYLAAVLEYLTAEILELAGNAARDNKKTWIIPRHLQLAVRNDEELNMLLGGVTIAQGGVLSNIQAVLLPKK, via the coding sequence tgGAGACAACCACCTGAACGCAGCACCTtaaaccgctcggccatcctgactgcctaCGCTGTGCAATTAATGCTaaagaaattattcattctttgtgaaagtatttgtgagattgtggaaatatcTGGAAGAGGAAACAcctgcgggaaagctcggtccaaggctaagtctcgctcctcccgagctggactgcagttcctggtgggccgtgttcacaggctcctgagaaagggtaactatgctgagcgtgtgggagccggggccccggtctatctggctgctgtgctcgagtatctgaccgctgaaatcctcgagctggccgggaacgcggcccgggacaacaagaagacctggatcatccccagacacctgcagctggccgtccgcaacgacgaggagctcaacatgctgctgggaggggtgaccatcgctcagggcggggtgctgtctaatatccaggccgtgctgctgcccaagaaa